In the genome of Rhodoplanes sp. Z2-YC6860, one region contains:
- a CDS encoding DUF2171 domain-containing protein: MIHQTDIKEHMEVVGSDGKHVGTVDHLAKSGLIKLTKTDAKDHQHHLFPVSWVEKVDEKIHLNKSSQEAQQQWQTAA, encoded by the coding sequence ATGATCCATCAAACCGATATTAAAGAGCACATGGAAGTGGTGGGATCCGACGGCAAACACGTCGGCACCGTCGACCATCTGGCGAAATCGGGGCTGATCAAGCTGACCAAGACCGATGCCAAGGACCACCAGCATCATCTCTTCCCAGTGTCCTGGGTCGAGAAGGTCGACGAGAAGATCCATCTAAACAAGTCGAGCCAGGAAGCCCAGCAGCAGTGGCAAACTGCGGCCTAG
- a CDS encoding tetratricopeptide repeat protein, translating into MPDQTWRRLPFASALFATVIAIPAFADDWESCARNAGDDAIAACTRVIRSGAYKGKALALAYSNRGVEWRAKGELERAIADYDEAIRADPQQSAAYNNRGIAYAAASDYDKAIADYDEAIKLKPGYASAFNNRGLAYFNKGQHQRAIADYDEAIRLEPDAVRLNNRGNAYASLAQYDRAIQDFDASIDLDRKYATAIYNRGNAYLAKGDVERAIKNYDQALGLNPKYQDALVNRGVAYEKQGTLDRAISDYNEALKLDGKDAVALNNRGNALLKKNKTDDAIADYDRALKLDGRYVAAYFSRAIAFENKKRYESAIADYRQVTKLQPQNAAAWNARCWALAVIGRLQEAVVDCNEALRLQPDYVNALDSRGFVLLRSGKYDESIADYNAALELDPKRAASLYGRGSAKRRKGDYEAGDIDIAVARQMRPNISVEYQGYGLMPPLTDLPGSAAPQSANDAKARKRGS; encoded by the coding sequence ATGCCAGATCAAACTTGGCGCCGTTTGCCTTTTGCGTCCGCGCTTTTCGCCACCGTCATCGCCATTCCGGCCTTTGCCGACGACTGGGAATCCTGCGCCAGAAACGCGGGTGACGACGCGATTGCAGCCTGCACGCGGGTCATCAGGTCCGGCGCCTATAAGGGCAAGGCGCTGGCGCTGGCCTATTCGAACCGCGGCGTCGAATGGCGCGCCAAGGGCGAGCTCGAGCGCGCCATCGCCGACTACGACGAGGCCATCAGGGCCGATCCGCAGCAATCGGCAGCCTATAACAATCGCGGCATCGCCTACGCGGCCGCGTCCGACTACGACAAGGCCATCGCCGACTACGACGAAGCCATCAAGCTCAAGCCCGGGTACGCCTCGGCGTTCAACAATCGTGGCTTGGCATATTTCAACAAGGGTCAGCACCAGCGAGCGATCGCGGACTACGACGAAGCGATCAGGCTCGAACCCGATGCGGTGCGGCTCAACAACCGCGGCAACGCCTATGCGTCGCTCGCGCAATACGACCGCGCCATCCAGGACTTCGACGCGTCGATCGATCTCGACCGCAAATACGCGACCGCGATCTACAACCGCGGCAATGCCTATCTCGCCAAGGGCGATGTGGAGCGCGCGATCAAGAATTACGATCAGGCGCTTGGGCTCAATCCGAAATACCAGGACGCGCTGGTCAACCGCGGCGTGGCCTATGAGAAGCAGGGTACGCTCGACCGTGCCATTTCCGACTACAACGAGGCGCTGAAGCTCGACGGCAAGGACGCCGTGGCGCTGAACAACCGCGGCAATGCTCTACTCAAGAAGAACAAGACCGACGATGCCATCGCCGACTACGATCGCGCCCTCAAGCTCGATGGCCGCTATGTCGCGGCCTACTTCAGCCGCGCCATCGCGTTTGAGAACAAGAAGCGCTACGAATCCGCGATCGCGGACTACCGTCAGGTGACCAAGCTCCAGCCGCAGAACGCCGCGGCCTGGAACGCGCGCTGCTGGGCGCTGGCGGTGATCGGCCGGCTGCAAGAGGCGGTGGTCGACTGCAACGAGGCGTTGCGATTGCAGCCCGACTACGTCAATGCGCTGGACAGCCGCGGCTTCGTGCTGTTGCGTTCCGGCAAGTACGATGAGTCGATCGCCGACTACAACGCTGCGCTGGAGCTTGATCCCAAGCGGGCCGCGTCGCTGTACGGTCGCGGCAGCGCGAAGCGGCGCAAGGGCGACTATGAGGCCGGCGATATCGATATCGCGGTTGCGCGCCAGATGCGGCCGAACATCTCGGTCGAGTATCAAGGGTACGGCTTGATGCCGCCGCTCACGGATCTGCCGGGATCTGCCGCGCCGCAATCGGCCAATGATGCCAAGGCTCGCAAACGCGGCAGTTAG
- a CDS encoding bifunctional diguanylate cyclase/phosphodiesterase yields MSVAGGVTSFGRVGLRYVRHGAAAIGIVLVALVWLSINFFLENERSSAEQSAIKNATNLLGVLDEHLSRSLAEIDRSLKIVRTRYVRNPVDWNLTGGLKTAELFNDDVIQVGIIGPDGILKMSNSGDPSKFSSTNLSDREHFQVHRNGQADELFISKPLIGRASGKWSIQLTRRIDNLDGSFGGVIVASLDPIYLTRIYGAVNAGADGLIRVIGNDGIVRATSSSSLSLIGQDLSGSNLFNIYPQQTSGWHYVPSRFSDGIPRLVAFREVKNYPLIISVGQSTREIFALLEVKRRFGYLIASMLTLVIIVVTVVSISGSMTREEDRQRLERTNLRLNATIANMPHGVCMFDADKKLVLCNDLYRTMYGLLPEQVPPGTSLRNVLEARIAAGSSPKDSEKYVAERLAAASAPGANDVVDELRDGRTLAIGHQLMPDGGSVAVHRDVTAQKKAEEKIAQLAHYDALTSLANRARFLELVGAAAKDARDSGKRFAVHLLDLDRFKEVNDSLGHAAGDALLFEIASRLRSGVGPDDVVARLGGDEFTVLQFIDETGADDAIALANKILHVISEPFDIEGHHLTIETSIGLSLAPDHGLVANELLKRADLALYRAKADGRNGLRVFEPDMEQEADTRLALAISLRNAVTHEEFELHYQPVVSIATEAVVGAEALVRWRNGDHGLVPPDQFIPLAEDTGLIIPLGEWVLRRACQEAATWPSEVRIAVNLSPVQIRSGDFVDLVKRTLAQSGLPARRLELEVTESVLLQNNEQSLQVLHQLRELGIAIVLDDFGTGYSSLSYLLSFPFDKIKIDRKFVAELPRRNDCAAIVGAVSGLARSLDVVTTAEGVETTEQLMLLRAAGCTLAQGYLFGRPGAALQFGVPRSQAVAS; encoded by the coding sequence ATGTCGGTGGCAGGTGGCGTAACGAGTTTCGGGCGTGTCGGGCTGCGCTACGTCCGCCATGGCGCGGCGGCGATCGGGATTGTGCTGGTTGCGCTGGTCTGGCTCAGCATCAACTTCTTCCTCGAGAATGAGCGCAGCTCCGCCGAACAGTCGGCCATCAAGAACGCCACGAATCTCCTCGGCGTTCTCGATGAGCACCTGTCGCGTTCGCTGGCCGAGATCGACCGCTCGCTCAAAATCGTGCGTACGCGCTATGTCCGAAATCCCGTCGACTGGAACCTGACCGGGGGACTCAAGACCGCGGAGCTGTTCAACGACGATGTCATCCAGGTCGGCATCATCGGCCCGGACGGCATCCTGAAGATGAGCAACAGCGGGGATCCGTCGAAATTCAGCAGCACCAATCTCAGCGATCGCGAGCACTTTCAGGTTCATCGCAACGGACAGGCCGATGAGCTTTTCATCAGCAAGCCGCTGATCGGGCGCGCCAGCGGCAAATGGTCGATCCAGCTGACCCGCCGCATCGACAATCTCGATGGATCGTTCGGCGGCGTGATCGTCGCCTCGCTCGATCCGATCTATCTGACCCGCATCTACGGTGCAGTGAACGCAGGCGCGGACGGATTGATCCGCGTCATTGGCAACGACGGCATCGTCCGCGCCACCAGCAGTTCTTCGCTGTCGCTGATCGGACAAGACCTGTCCGGCTCGAATCTCTTCAATATCTATCCGCAGCAGACCAGCGGCTGGCATTATGTGCCGAGCCGTTTCAGCGACGGCATTCCACGGCTCGTCGCGTTTCGCGAGGTCAAAAATTATCCGCTGATCATCAGCGTCGGTCAGTCGACGCGGGAAATTTTTGCGCTGCTCGAGGTCAAGCGGCGGTTCGGCTATCTGATCGCTTCGATGCTGACGCTGGTCATCATCGTGGTGACGGTGGTCAGCATCAGCGGCAGCATGACCCGCGAGGAGGATCGCCAGCGGCTTGAGCGGACCAATCTGCGGCTGAATGCGACCATCGCCAACATGCCGCACGGCGTTTGCATGTTCGACGCCGACAAGAAGCTGGTGCTGTGCAACGACCTCTACCGCACCATGTACGGTCTTCTGCCCGAGCAGGTGCCGCCCGGCACGTCGCTGCGTAATGTTTTGGAAGCGCGAATCGCCGCCGGCTCGAGCCCGAAGGACAGTGAAAAATACGTGGCTGAGCGTCTCGCTGCGGCCTCAGCGCCCGGTGCGAACGACGTGGTCGACGAGCTGCGCGACGGGCGGACGCTCGCGATCGGCCATCAATTGATGCCGGACGGCGGTTCGGTTGCGGTTCACCGGGACGTCACGGCGCAAAAGAAGGCCGAAGAGAAGATCGCACAGCTCGCGCATTATGATGCGCTGACGAGCCTCGCCAACCGGGCGCGGTTTCTGGAACTGGTCGGTGCTGCGGCAAAAGACGCGCGCGATAGCGGCAAGCGGTTTGCCGTGCATCTGCTCGATCTCGACCGCTTCAAGGAGGTCAACGATTCGCTTGGCCACGCCGCGGGCGATGCGCTGCTCTTCGAGATCGCATCGCGCCTTCGGTCGGGAGTGGGACCCGATGATGTGGTGGCGCGGCTGGGTGGCGATGAATTCACAGTGCTGCAGTTCATCGATGAGACCGGCGCTGATGATGCCATCGCGCTCGCCAACAAGATTTTGCATGTGATCTCCGAGCCGTTCGATATCGAGGGGCATCATCTCACGATCGAAACCAGCATAGGCCTATCGCTCGCGCCGGATCACGGCCTGGTCGCCAACGAGCTTCTGAAACGCGCGGATCTGGCGCTCTATCGCGCCAAGGCGGACGGCCGCAACGGGTTGAGGGTGTTCGAGCCTGACATGGAGCAGGAGGCCGACACCCGGCTCGCACTCGCCATCAGCCTGCGCAACGCGGTCACGCATGAGGAATTCGAGCTGCACTATCAGCCGGTGGTTTCGATCGCCACCGAGGCGGTGGTTGGCGCCGAGGCTTTGGTGCGGTGGCGCAATGGCGATCATGGGCTCGTGCCGCCGGACCAGTTCATCCCGCTGGCCGAAGACACCGGGCTGATCATCCCGCTGGGCGAATGGGTGCTGCGCCGCGCCTGCCAGGAGGCGGCGACATGGCCGTCGGAGGTTCGCATCGCGGTCAACCTCTCGCCGGTGCAGATCCGCAGCGGCGATTTCGTCGACCTGGTCAAGCGCACGCTTGCGCAGTCAGGCTTGCCGGCGCGGCGGCTCGAGCTCGAGGTCACCGAGTCGGTGCTGCTGCAGAACAACGAGCAGAGTCTGCAGGTGCTGCATCAGCTGCGCGAGCTTGGCATCGCCATCGTGCTTGACGACTTCGGCACCGGATATTCGTCGCTGAGCTATCTGCTGAGCTTCCCGTTCGACAAGATCAAGATCGATCGGAAGTTCGTCGCCGAGCTGCCGCGGCGAAACGACTGCGCGGCCATCGTCGGCGCGGTGTCGGGTCTGGCCAGAAGCCTCGACGTCGTCACCACGGCGGAAGGCGTCGAGACCACGGAGCAGCTCATGCTGCTGCGTGCCGCGGGCTGCACGCTTGCGCAGGGCTATCTGTTCGGTCGCCCGGGCGCGGCGCTTCAGTTCGGCGTGCCGCGGAGCCAAGCGGTCGCGTCTTGA
- a CDS encoding aldo/keto reductase, producing MEYTTLGRTGLRVSVAGLGTGGFSRLGLKSGKTEDESARLIHEAMDLGINFIDTAPSYGTEGVVGKALKSIPRDKVVVATKAQIRNGAGAKEVTASIDNSLKAMGIDTIDVFNLHGIELNEYDHAMSVVPALLDAKQKGKIRHIGITENPINDFTNAMLKRAVKDAVWEVTMVGFHMMHQAARQNVFPATQKDGVGTLLMFAVRSIFADPPRVAREMKALADRGLVERWLGETNDPLGFLVHEGGAANMIEAAYRYARHEPGVDVVLFGTGDAEHLRKNVASLLKPPLPQADREKIAKLFGHLMIGIGLDSHSGPGAKR from the coding sequence ATGGAATACACCACCCTCGGCCGCACCGGCCTTCGCGTCAGCGTCGCTGGCCTTGGCACCGGCGGCTTTTCGCGTCTCGGCTTGAAATCCGGCAAGACCGAAGACGAGTCAGCGCGCCTCATCCATGAAGCGATGGACCTTGGCATCAACTTCATCGACACCGCTCCGAGTTACGGAACCGAGGGCGTGGTCGGCAAAGCGCTGAAAAGCATCCCGCGCGACAAGGTCGTGGTCGCCACCAAGGCGCAGATCCGCAACGGCGCGGGCGCCAAGGAGGTCACGGCGAGCATCGACAATTCGCTCAAGGCGATGGGCATTGACACCATCGACGTGTTCAATCTGCACGGCATCGAGCTCAACGAATACGATCACGCGATGAGCGTGGTGCCGGCGCTGCTCGACGCCAAGCAGAAGGGCAAGATCCGGCACATCGGCATCACCGAGAATCCAATCAACGATTTCACCAACGCGATGCTGAAACGCGCGGTGAAAGACGCCGTGTGGGAGGTCACTATGGTGGGCTTCCACATGATGCATCAGGCTGCGCGGCAGAACGTGTTTCCGGCAACGCAGAAGGACGGCGTCGGCACGCTGCTGATGTTCGCGGTGCGCTCGATCTTTGCCGATCCGCCGCGCGTGGCGCGGGAGATGAAAGCACTGGCTGACAGAGGTCTGGTCGAGAGATGGCTCGGCGAGACCAACGACCCGCTGGGCTTTCTGGTGCATGAAGGCGGCGCCGCAAACATGATCGAGGCGGCTTACCGCTACGCGCGGCACGAGCCGGGCGTCGATGTGGTGCTGTTCGGAACCGGCGACGCCGAGCATCTGCGCAAGAACGTCGCCTCATTGCTCAAGCCACCGCTCCCGCAAGCCGATCGCGAAAAGATCGCGAAACTGTTCGGGCATCTGATGATCGGCATCGGGCTCGATTCGCATTCCGGTCCGGGGGCCAAGCGGTAG
- a CDS encoding TAXI family TRAP transporter solute-binding subunit — translation MSDAFGRNPHPNLAAGAAAGAGVLAAVAALATRGAPRWVRATLVMGAVVVACGIGIHAYRVMSQPTTLTVAAGSFDGDAPKLMTAIASKLNAANAPVRLKVVEKMTAAEAASALSKGETDLAVIRPDSGDFAAARAILVVAHAAVLIIAPPGSGVASMDDLKGKTIGVVGGQINQTVTAVIAREYEFEKNKTRFRYLLPVEAGPAVQLKQVQALLIVMPLSERYIARVREILARSLKGKVTLVPIESAGAIASINKAFESYDLPKGIIRGSPPVPDDDVTTLRMPLYLVASKQVSDDAAGALAKAVLDARRELVSEHPLLAHITQPDKDKDAFIPIHPGAAAFFEGEQKSFFDRHGDQLFYGSMLFGSLASLLAAVWRFMVRSDRVLVERPLTRLFALMDEVRNAHDEADLVHAEEAIDEILRVQLEGAPPGEIDAGEAAAVSLATHRLERMLSQKRAEFTAAAAAPLVRFRQV, via the coding sequence GTGTCAGACGCTTTCGGCCGTAACCCGCATCCGAACCTTGCCGCCGGCGCCGCGGCCGGGGCAGGGGTGCTTGCGGCCGTTGCGGCGCTCGCCACCCGCGGTGCGCCGCGTTGGGTGCGGGCGACGCTGGTGATGGGCGCGGTCGTGGTCGCGTGCGGGATCGGCATCCATGCCTATCGCGTCATGTCGCAGCCCACGACGCTGACGGTCGCGGCGGGCTCCTTCGACGGTGACGCGCCGAAGCTGATGACGGCGATCGCCAGCAAGCTCAACGCCGCCAACGCCCCGGTGCGGCTCAAGGTGGTCGAGAAGATGACGGCGGCCGAGGCCGCTTCGGCCCTCTCCAAGGGCGAGACCGATCTGGCGGTGATCCGTCCCGACAGCGGCGATTTCGCCGCGGCGCGCGCCATTCTGGTGGTGGCGCATGCGGCGGTGCTGATCATCGCGCCGCCCGGCAGCGGCGTGGCCAGCATGGACGACCTCAAAGGCAAGACCATCGGCGTGGTCGGCGGTCAGATCAACCAGACCGTGACGGCGGTCATCGCCCGGGAATACGAGTTCGAGAAGAACAAGACGCGCTTCCGCTATCTCCTGCCGGTGGAGGCAGGACCGGCGGTGCAGCTCAAGCAGGTGCAGGCGCTGTTGATCGTCATGCCGCTTTCGGAACGATACATTGCCCGGGTCCGCGAGATCCTGGCGCGCAGTCTCAAGGGGAAGGTCACCCTTGTGCCGATCGAATCGGCGGGCGCGATCGCAAGCATCAACAAGGCGTTCGAGAGCTACGACTTGCCCAAGGGCATCATCCGCGGCTCGCCGCCGGTGCCGGACGACGACGTGACGACGCTGCGCATGCCGCTTTATCTCGTTGCCAGCAAGCAGGTCAGCGACGACGCGGCGGGCGCGCTCGCGAAGGCGGTGCTGGACGCGCGCCGCGAGCTGGTCAGCGAGCATCCGCTGCTCGCTCACATCACCCAGCCGGATAAGGACAAGGATGCGTTCATCCCGATCCATCCGGGCGCCGCAGCTTTTTTCGAAGGCGAGCAGAAGAGCTTCTTCGACCGGCACGGCGATCAATTGTTCTATGGATCGATGCTGTTCGGCTCGCTCGCTTCGCTGTTGGCCGCGGTCTGGCGTTTCATGGTGCGGAGCGATCGGGTGCTGGTGGAGCGGCCGTTGACGCGGCTGTTCGCACTGATGGACGAGGTGCGCAACGCGCACGACGAGGCTGATCTGGTGCACGCCGAGGAGGCCATCGACGAAATCCTGCGCGTGCAGCTTGAAGGCGCGCCGCCCGGCGAGATCGATGCCGGTGAGGCGGCAGCCGTGAGTCTTGCCACTCATCGGCTCGAGCGCATGCTGAGCCAGAAGCGGGCGGAGTTCACGGCCGCTGCGGCCGCACCTCTGGTGAGATTCCGGCAGGTTTGA
- a CDS encoding branched-chain amino acid ABC transporter substrate-binding protein, with product MRPIGKTFVSVGLAALAAAAIAAPASAKDTVKVGFIGPLTGGVSANGLGGRNSADLAVKLRNADAEAKYNYDIVVFDDECKPNVAVQVATKMAADKDIIGGATHYCSATAIATVDTYHKFGFPVIVWGAVLPDVTYRNKYAEIHRVNGTMINQNDANAELISQLGYKTVAVIHDTTDYGKGHNEYFSKALAKIGKAQIVGTFGVTADQQDFATELTRIKALKPDVIYFGGLTPIGVRIRSQMDKLGINAVFDGTSGIVSDAYIQGLGPLAEGTLAFREGAPTDKLPGGKFFMEKYTAQKYDQPPEAYGAFAFAAMNMLIDSIEKVGPDRKKVIADLANVKDRDSIVGKITFDDHGQNAVPVITKYVVQDGKFVEWDDSEYASGKRKLPGQK from the coding sequence ATGCGTCCGATCGGAAAGACGTTTGTTTCAGTGGGACTTGCGGCGCTCGCTGCGGCTGCCATCGCGGCGCCGGCAAGCGCAAAGGACACCGTGAAGGTCGGATTCATCGGCCCGCTCACCGGGGGCGTCTCGGCCAACGGTCTCGGCGGCCGCAACTCTGCCGACCTCGCGGTGAAGCTCCGCAACGCCGACGCCGAGGCGAAATACAACTACGACATCGTCGTGTTCGACGACGAGTGCAAACCGAACGTCGCGGTGCAGGTCGCGACCAAGATGGCGGCCGACAAAGATATCATCGGCGGCGCAACGCACTACTGCTCGGCCACCGCCATCGCCACCGTCGACACCTATCACAAGTTCGGCTTCCCGGTGATCGTCTGGGGCGCAGTGCTGCCCGACGTCACCTATCGCAACAAGTATGCGGAGATTCATCGCGTCAACGGCACGATGATCAACCAGAACGACGCCAACGCCGAGCTGATCTCCCAGCTCGGCTACAAGACCGTCGCCGTGATCCACGACACCACCGACTACGGCAAGGGCCACAACGAATACTTCAGCAAGGCGCTCGCCAAGATCGGCAAGGCCCAGATCGTCGGCACGTTTGGCGTGACCGCCGACCAGCAGGATTTCGCGACCGAGCTCACCCGCATCAAGGCGCTCAAACCCGACGTGATCTACTTCGGCGGGCTGACGCCGATCGGCGTGCGCATCCGCTCGCAGATGGACAAGCTTGGCATCAACGCGGTTTTCGACGGCACCTCCGGCATCGTGTCCGACGCCTACATCCAGGGTCTCGGGCCGCTCGCCGAAGGCACGCTCGCCTTCCGCGAAGGCGCGCCGACCGACAAGCTGCCCGGCGGCAAGTTCTTCATGGAGAAATACACCGCGCAGAAATACGACCAGCCGCCGGAGGCCTATGGCGCCTTCGCCTTTGCGGCGATGAACATGCTGATCGATTCGATCGAGAAGGTCGGCCCCGACCGCAAGAAGGTCATTGCCGATCTCGCCAACGTGAAGGATCGCGATTCCATCGTCGGCAAGATCACGTTCGACGACCACGGCCAGAACGCCGTGCCGGTGATCACGAAATACGTGGTCCAGGACGGCAAGTTCGTGGAGTGGGACGACAGCGAATACGCCAGCGGCAAGCGCAAGCTGCCCGGGCAGAAGTGA
- a CDS encoding branched-chain amino acid ABC transporter permease, with amino-acid sequence MTAGLLAQYVMNGLMLGMMYALVAVGFTLFFGVLDVIKFSHGDVLTVGAFTALATYVALHTAGAGSRWLELIAMLVAAILAMAFLGVLIARYLVLPLRSAPPLNTLLITLMLGTVLRESIRLFYPQGANPKPFPALLPKGSIDLGGFNLRADNVLMLAAGAAAIIGLQALLNRTKLGLAIRAVAQDEETARTMGIDFTAVVLVTFAIGSALAAFAGVMNGLYYNEINFGIGLYLGVIGFSAAIIGGLGSVYGAILGGFLFAGLQVLGTVLPFASAYKDVFAFAVVIALMAWRPTGLIQEKISERV; translated from the coding sequence ATGACCGCCGGGCTGCTCGCCCAATACGTCATGAACGGGCTGATGCTCGGCATGATGTATGCGCTGGTCGCGGTGGGCTTCACGCTGTTCTTCGGCGTGCTCGACGTCATCAAGTTCTCCCACGGTGACGTGCTCACCGTCGGCGCATTCACGGCGCTCGCCACCTACGTCGCGCTGCACACCGCCGGCGCCGGCTCGCGATGGCTCGAGCTCATCGCCATGCTGGTCGCCGCCATCCTCGCCATGGCGTTCCTCGGCGTGCTCATCGCGCGCTATCTCGTGCTGCCGCTCCGCTCGGCGCCGCCGCTGAACACGCTGCTCATCACGCTGATGCTCGGCACCGTGCTGCGCGAGTCCATACGTCTGTTCTATCCCCAGGGGGCCAATCCCAAGCCGTTTCCGGCGCTGCTGCCAAAAGGCTCGATCGATCTCGGCGGCTTCAACCTTCGCGCCGACAACGTGCTGATGCTGGCGGCAGGCGCCGCGGCCATCATCGGTCTCCAGGCCCTCCTGAACCGCACCAAGCTCGGGCTTGCCATCCGCGCCGTGGCGCAGGACGAGGAAACCGCGCGGACCATGGGCATCGATTTCACCGCGGTGGTGCTCGTCACCTTTGCGATCGGCTCGGCGCTTGCGGCCTTCGCCGGCGTGATGAACGGGCTCTACTACAACGAGATCAACTTCGGCATCGGGCTCTATCTCGGCGTGATCGGCTTTTCGGCCGCCATCATCGGCGGGCTCGGCAGCGTCTATGGCGCGATCCTCGGCGGCTTTTTGTTCGCGGGCCTGCAGGTCCTCGGCACCGTGCTGCCGTTCGCCAGCGCCTACAAAGACGTGTTCGCCTTCGCGGTGGTCATTGCCCTCATGGCCTGGCGGCCGACCGGGCTGATCCAGGAAAAGATCAGCGAGCGGGTATGA
- a CDS encoding branched-chain amino acid ABC transporter permease: MSAPSPPVKSASLVPGLIALTAATAYLILLLAVEKQTVVLTVIAGGIVAVLLAAWLRLLAPVSQSFAAHEDGLGVFAILAAVVLGLYFHEDHFVLLLVITVMLTTVATLGLNIQFGYAGVVNFAGASFFGIGAYTSAMLNAHTAIPHLIVLVIGGALAALIGSLLLLPVLRTRGHYAAVVTIAFALLFKTFLEVNDVLGGPQGLQVRGMKILGWSFNDNIELGWITLSFYMNYFVVALLLLVIAFILVRRLERSWIGLNLDAIRLDEVAARCFGLDIARWQITAFLLGNFLIGIAGALFGMVGSFVAPNNYTFADSLILVSILLLGGIGNPWGLIVATIIVIVVPEKLQTIQEYRFLLYAALVIAVLRFRPQGLLPRPVRRYFSGSPR; this comes from the coding sequence ATGAGCGCGCCTTCCCCGCCGGTCAAAAGCGCAAGCCTCGTCCCGGGACTCATCGCGCTTACGGCCGCCACCGCCTACCTCATTCTGCTGCTGGCGGTGGAGAAGCAGACCGTCGTGCTGACCGTCATCGCGGGCGGCATCGTCGCGGTGCTGCTGGCGGCCTGGCTGCGGCTTCTCGCTCCGGTGTCGCAATCTTTTGCCGCCCACGAGGACGGGCTTGGCGTCTTCGCGATCCTCGCCGCGGTCGTGCTCGGACTGTATTTCCACGAAGACCATTTCGTGCTGCTGCTGGTCATCACCGTGATGCTCACCACGGTGGCGACGCTCGGCCTCAACATCCAGTTCGGCTACGCCGGCGTGGTGAACTTTGCCGGCGCCTCGTTCTTCGGCATCGGCGCCTACACCTCCGCGATGCTCAACGCCCACACCGCGATCCCGCATCTCATCGTGCTCGTCATCGGCGGCGCCCTCGCCGCGCTGATCGGCTCGCTGCTGCTGCTGCCGGTGCTGCGCACGCGCGGACACTACGCCGCGGTGGTCACCATCGCGTTCGCACTGCTGTTCAAGACGTTCCTCGAGGTCAACGACGTGCTCGGCGGGCCGCAGGGCCTGCAGGTGCGCGGCATGAAAATCCTCGGCTGGTCGTTCAACGACAACATCGAGCTCGGATGGATCACGCTGTCGTTCTACATGAACTACTTCGTCGTCGCGCTGCTGCTCCTGGTCATAGCCTTCATCCTGGTGCGCCGGCTCGAGCGCTCCTGGATCGGGCTCAACCTCGACGCCATCCGGCTCGACGAGGTGGCGGCACGCTGCTTCGGGCTCGACATCGCGCGCTGGCAGATCACCGCATTCCTGCTCGGCAACTTCCTGATCGGCATCGCGGGCGCGCTGTTCGGCATGGTCGGCAGCTTCGTCGCGCCGAACAACTACACCTTCGCCGACTCGCTCATTCTGGTGTCGATCCTGCTGCTCGGCGGCATCGGCAATCCTTGGGGCCTGATCGTTGCGACCATCATCGTGATCGTGGTGCCCGAGAAGCTGCAGACCATCCAGGAGTATCGTTTCCTGCTTTACGCCGCGCTGGTGATCGCGGTGCTGCGTTTCCGCCCCCAGGGCCTGCTGCCGCGCCCGGTGCGCCGCTATTTTTCGGGATCGCCGCGATGA
- a CDS encoding ABC transporter ATP-binding protein, with protein sequence MTALLEAKALTRRFGGVVALDQLDLTVAQNEIVGLIGPNGSGKTTFFNVVTGIYAADGGHITFGGADITRATSRAIYTAGISRTFQRSRLSLPLSIFDNIMIGNHNRLTQSLWFNLMRRRAFRAEFERSCEEVRALLDVFEPELANRMFEPVAGLPMIERRRIEICRALISEPKLLLLDEPSAGMTHDETRELMDDILLVRKRNRDLAIVIVEHEMGVIERITDRCVVLNFGRKVAEGPYRTVAADRQVQEAYLGVAQ encoded by the coding sequence ATGACGGCGCTGCTCGAAGCCAAGGCCCTGACGCGCCGCTTCGGCGGCGTGGTGGCGCTCGATCAGCTCGACCTCACCGTGGCGCAAAACGAGATTGTCGGGCTGATCGGGCCGAACGGCTCCGGCAAGACTACGTTCTTCAACGTCGTCACCGGCATCTACGCGGCCGACGGCGGCCACATCACCTTCGGCGGCGCCGACATCACCCGCGCCACCTCGCGCGCGATCTACACCGCCGGGATCTCCCGCACCTTCCAGCGTTCGCGGCTGTCGCTGCCGCTGTCGATCTTCGACAACATCATGATCGGCAATCACAACCGGCTGACGCAAAGCCTGTGGTTCAACCTGATGCGGCGGCGCGCCTTCCGGGCCGAGTTCGAGCGGAGCTGCGAGGAGGTGCGCGCGCTCCTCGACGTGTTCGAGCCCGAGCTTGCAAACCGCATGTTCGAGCCGGTCGCGGGCCTGCCGATGATCGAGCGGCGGCGGATCGAGATCTGCCGCGCCCTGATCAGCGAGCCAAAGCTGCTCCTGCTCGACGAGCCGTCGGCCGGCATGACCCACGACGAGACTCGCGAGCTGATGGACGACATCCTGCTGGTGCGCAAGCGCAACCGCGATCTGGCGATCGTCATTGTCGAGCACGAGATGGGCGTGATCGAGCGCATCACCGACCGCTGCGTGGTGCTGAACTTCGGCCGCAAGGTCGCCGAGGGTCCGTATCGCACGGTCGCGGCCGACCGCCAGGTGCAAGAGGCCTATCTCGGAGTGGCGCAATGA